From Penicillium psychrofluorescens genome assembly, chromosome: 1, one genomic window encodes:
- a CDS encoding uncharacterized protein (ID:PFLUO_000345-T1.cds;~source:funannotate), with amino-acid sequence MALSKELSTTYTQFLETAPKELSSVITKTVADFKNTYDPAKAIQPGSAFPQFQLSDATGNKLTLNDLLAKGPFLVSFYRGEWCPFCNLELRALQMHLEDFGKRGVTLVAISPELPDQSLSTSEKLSLKFPVLSDVNNELAKQLGIVFAQPEPMRTVYDKFGVDWNKRYGNNQLEVPVPATILVDKKGIVRNSFVNPEYHQRLDPEIALQWIDQL; translated from the coding sequence ATGGCCCTCAGCAAAGAATTGTCCACCACCTACACCCAGTTTCTTGAAACTGCCCCGAAGGAACTGTCTTCCGTCATAACTAAAACGGTAGCCGACTTCAAAAACACCTACGACCCTGCAAAAGCGATTCAGCCCGGAAGTGCCTTTCCGCAATTCCAGTTGAGCGATGCGACCGGCAACAAATTGACGCTGAATGATCTCCTGGCTAAAGGGCCTTTCCTGGTTTCTTTCTACCGTGGTGAATGGTGTCCTTTCTGCAACCTTGAGTTGCGTGCGCTTCAAATGCATCTTGAAGATTTTGGCAAGAGAGGCGTTACCTTGGTAGCAATATCTCCGGAGCTACCTGATCAATCGCTGTCCACCTCCGAGAAGTTGTCGTTGAAATTCCCCGTACTTTCGGACGTTAACAACGAGCTGGCGAAGCAGCTCGGAATTGTGTTCGCTCAACCTGAACCTATGCGAACTGTCTATGATAAATTTGGCGTGGATTGGAACAAGCGGTACGGCAATAACCAGCTGGAGGTTCCGGTTCCTGCGACGATTCTTGTCGACAAGAAGGGAATTGTGCGCAACTCCTTTGTGAACCCCGAATATCACCAACGGTTGGACCCTGAGATTGCGCTTCAGTGGATTGATCAGCTTTGA
- a CDS encoding uncharacterized protein (ID:PFLUO_000346-T1.cds;~source:funannotate) — protein sequence MSQLIVILGVTGVQGSSVADTYLQTTGWRIRGVTRDPTSDSAKEWAAKGVEIVKGDLDDVDSLKQAFVGADIIFGVTDFWTVFQDPESQKKKKPSQDLVEYCYDVELRQGKNIADAATTVPGLSRYIFSSMAHAGTSSNGKFAQVYHMNSKADAARYAQSLPALAGKFSQVQAPIYFQLPWQWGLPTTPKKAVDGTWRMAGVGPGDKGIPFGHVRKDLGPCVKSVAEAEPNVNLFAVGQYVSWSDYLRIFCETQSLEYGGYDELSYDRFCELLPGGLGHEFAHNVLFALEFGYEGIDPAVIRPEELGLKMTSFREYCQETDFSVLKGAE from the exons ATGTCGCAACTTATTGTGATTCTTGGTGTGACTGGTGTGCAA GGAAGCTCGGTCGCCGACACCTACCTTCAAACTACCGGTTGGAGGATTCGCGGTGTGACACGCGATCCCACATCCGACAGCGCAAAGGAATGGGCAGCAAAGGGCGTTGAAATAGTCAAAGGCGACCTTGACGACGTGGACTCTTTGAAGCAGGCCTTTGTGGGAGCTGACATTATTTTCGGTGTCACCGACTTCTGGACAGTCttccaagatccagaaagccagaagaagaagaagcccagtCAAGACCTCGTGGAATATTGCTACGATGTGGAGCTACGACAGGGCAAGAACATTGCCGATGCTGCGACGACTGTCCCTGGCCTATCTCGATACATCTTCAGCTCAATGGCCCATGCGGGGACCTCCAGCAATGGCAAGTTCGCTCAGGTATATCACATGAACTCCAAAGCAGATGCAGCTCGTTATGCACAAAGCCTCCCAGCCCTCGCTGGAAAGTTTTCGCAAGTCCAGGCGCCTATATATTTCCAGCTTCCTTGGCAATGGGGACTTCCTACAACTCCGAAGAAG GCAGTCGATGGCACCTGGCGGATGGCCGGCGTCGGCCCAGGTGATAAGGGTATTCCGTTCGGACACGTCCGCAAGGACTTAGGTCCCTGCGTTAAGTCGGTCGCTGAAGCTGAGCCAAATGTCAATTTATTTGCTGTTGGGCAATACGTGTCATGGTCAGATTACCTCCGAATCTTTTGCGAGACTCAAAGCTTAGAGTACGGTGGCTATGATGAGCTTTCCTACGACAGGTTCTGCGAGCTGCTTCctggtggtcttggtcaTGAGTTCGCCCACAATGTGCTGTTCGCACTGGAGTTTGGTTACGAAGGTATCGACCCTGCAGTAATCAGACCTGAAGAG TTGGGTTTAAAGATGACTTCTTTCCGTGAATATTGCCAGGAGACTGATTTCTCGGTACTGAAAGGAGCGGAATGA